Proteins encoded by one window of Musa acuminata AAA Group cultivar baxijiao chromosome BXJ2-9, Cavendish_Baxijiao_AAA, whole genome shotgun sequence:
- the LOC103998426 gene encoding protein SMALL AUXIN UP-REGULATED RNA 12-like, with product MDSKKLSKITELVSYQQMLKKWKKLAVAGDGSSKSIRFLKRALSLSGYIPKGCFVVCVGQEMQRFVIPTECLSHTAFAVLLREAEEEYGFEQEGVLRIPCEVSVFRSILKMVEKTKEGIYYC from the coding sequence ATGGACTCCAAGAAGCTCAGCAAGATCACCGAGTTGGTCAGTTACCAGCAGATGCTGAAGAAGTGGAAGAAGCTTGCAGTTGCAGGCGATGGCAGCAGCAAGAGCATCAGGTTCCTGAAGAGGGCCCTCTCCCTCTCCGGGTACATCCCAAAGGGATGCTTCGTTGTGTGTGTCGGACAGGAGATGCAGAGATTCGTGATCCCAACCGAGTGTTTGAGTCACACGGCCTTCGCAGTTCTGCTCAGAGAAGCAGAAGAGGAGTATGGCTTCGAGCAGGAAGGAGTGCTGAGAATCCCCTGCGAGGTGTCTGTCTTCCGAAGCATATTGAAGATGGTAGAGAAGACCAAAGAAGGCATTTACTACTGCTGA
- the LOC135623360 gene encoding FCS-Like Zinc finger 13-like, with amino-acid sequence MADSGDQKRHSIVKLALFVGFGDSAAAARSPRSFAAGDGAVGLAIVAAMSAAAEEPGAVLTRSEPIPIGAVVAKPGLKAASPKKGEAGEDVELSESYTCVISHLGGNRVKKRVYFGDGDDGMLFEPPPPPELAEPPFVVAEFLRCCFLCKKKLDGMDVYMYRGEKAFCSEECRYQQMLLDELGEKFSSGALKNCECSTVPFRVTTGVAAA; translated from the exons ATGGCCGAttccggcgaccagaagaggcatTCCATTGTAAAGCTCGCTCTTTTCGTGGGCTTCGGAGACTCCGCGGCCGCCGCCCGCTCACCCCGTAGCTTTGCCGCCGGCGACGGCGCCGTGGGCCTCGCCATCGTCGCCGCCATGAGCGCGGCCGCCGAGGAGCCGGGCGCGGTCCTGACCCGGTCCGAGCCGATCCCGATCGGCGCCGTGGTGGCGAAGCCCGGGTTGAAGGCCGCCTCCCCGAAGAAGGGGGAGGCGGGGGAGGACGTGGAGCTCTCCGAGAGCTACACTTGCGTGATCTCGCACCTCGGAGGCAACAGGGTGAAGAAAAGGGTCTACTTTGGCGATGGCGACGACGGCATGCTCTTCGAGCCTCCACCGCCTCCGGAGTTAGCGGAGCCGCCGTTCGTGGTGGCTGAGTTCCTGAGGTGCTGCTTCCTCTGCAAGAAGAAACTCGACGGAATGGACGTCTACATGTACAG AGGAGAGAAGGCCTTCTGCAGTGAAGAGTGCAGATACCAGCAGATGCTACTAGATGAACTCGGCGAGAAGTTTAGCTCTGGAGCACTGAAGAACTGCGAATGCTCTACGGTTCCCTTCCGTGTTACAACTGGTGTTGCAGCTGCTTGA